A window from Vulcanimicrobium alpinum encodes these proteins:
- a CDS encoding DNA-3-methyladenine glycosylase I: MPIRCAWATDPLDVIYHDGEWGVPVHDDLRLFEFLILEGAQAGLSWNTILRKRDAYRAAYRGFDPANVARFGDRDVARLMNDAGIVRNAAKVRWSIANAKAFLAVQRECGSFDAYLWSFVDGTPIVNRPRTRDEVPARTELSDRISKDLRKRGFGFVGSSIVYALLQAVGVVDDHSADCFRAAAPAGKKRVTHALRR; the protein is encoded by the coding sequence ATGCCGATTCGCTGCGCGTGGGCGACCGATCCACTCGACGTGATCTATCACGACGGCGAGTGGGGCGTGCCCGTACACGACGACCTGCGGCTCTTCGAGTTCCTCATCCTCGAAGGCGCGCAGGCGGGTTTGTCGTGGAACACGATTCTGCGTAAGCGCGACGCCTACCGCGCCGCGTACCGCGGCTTCGATCCGGCGAACGTCGCGCGTTTCGGCGATCGCGATGTCGCGCGCCTGATGAATGACGCCGGCATCGTGCGGAACGCGGCGAAGGTCCGCTGGTCGATCGCCAACGCGAAAGCGTTTCTCGCGGTTCAGCGCGAGTGCGGATCGTTCGACGCGTATTTGTGGTCGTTCGTCGACGGCACGCCGATCGTGAATCGCCCGCGGACGCGCGACGAGGTTCCAGCGCGCACCGAGCTCTCGGACCGCATCAGCAAAGATTTGCGCAAGCGCGGCTTCGGCTTCGTCGGATCGTCGATCGTCTACGCGCTGCTGCAGGCGGTCGGCGTCGTCGACGACCACAGTGCCGACTGTTTTCGCGCCGCCGCGCCGGCCGGAAAGAAACGAGTGACCCATGCTCTTCGACGGTGA
- a CDS encoding SDR family NAD(P)-dependent oxidoreductase, producing the protein MLFDGDAIVLAGGTGRVGKATLAALVREGARVLVLSRSLESARTAIDAVLDGDERAAAIPFVADLNAPEQAAAAIAGCVERFGRIDAAVSLAGDARTSRLVESTLDDLRHNLAAFAETAYNFSIPALRAMLAQPYRDGARSRGRIVVVTAGSSRDPAPGRGLFGAAKAAVNILMRAIAREHKADGIVANAVVLGGVQTPETRPYYSEDDFKAAATPQEVADVLAFLASDRGTGINGELVDLNARETD; encoded by the coding sequence ATGCTCTTCGACGGTGACGCGATCGTGCTGGCGGGCGGAACGGGCCGCGTCGGCAAAGCGACCCTCGCCGCGCTCGTGCGCGAAGGTGCGCGTGTGCTGGTGCTTTCGCGTTCGCTTGAGAGCGCGCGCACCGCGATCGACGCGGTGCTCGACGGCGACGAGCGCGCCGCCGCGATCCCGTTCGTCGCCGATCTCAACGCGCCGGAGCAGGCGGCGGCGGCGATCGCCGGCTGCGTCGAGCGCTTCGGCCGGATCGACGCGGCGGTCAGCCTCGCCGGTGACGCGCGCACATCGCGCCTCGTCGAATCGACCCTCGACGACCTTCGGCACAACCTCGCCGCCTTTGCCGAAACCGCCTACAACTTCAGCATCCCCGCGCTGCGCGCGATGCTCGCGCAGCCCTATCGCGACGGCGCCCGCTCGCGCGGTCGCATCGTGGTCGTCACGGCCGGATCGTCACGCGATCCGGCGCCGGGCCGCGGGCTCTTCGGCGCGGCCAAGGCCGCCGTCAACATCCTGATGCGGGCGATCGCGCGCGAACACAAAGCCGACGGGATCGTCGCGAACGCCGTCGTCCTGGGCGGCGTGCAGACGCCCGAGACGCGGCCGTACTATTCCGAGGACGACTTCAAGGCGGCCGCGACGCCGCAGGAGGTCGCCGACGTACTCGCGTTCCTCGCCAGCGACCGCGGCACCGGGATCAACGGCGAACTCGTCGATCTCAACGCGCGCGAGACGGACTGA